In Thioclava sp. GXIMD2076, one DNA window encodes the following:
- a CDS encoding CsbD family protein, producing MNTDMIQGKWKELSGSVKAQWGKLTDDEITQAEGDREKLEGLIQQKYGKTKEEAKTEVDKFFDKL from the coding sequence ATGAATACCGATATGATCCAAGGCAAATGGAAAGAGCTTTCCGGATCGGTCAAGGCCCAGTGGGGCAAGCTGACCGACGACGAGATCACGCAGGCCGAAGGCGACCGTGAGAAGCTCGAAGGGCTGATCCAGCAGAAATACGGCAAGACCAAAGAGGAAGCGAAAACCGAAGTCGACAAGTTCTTCGACAAGCTCTGA
- the hisB gene encoding imidazoleglycerol-phosphate dehydratase HisB: MRKATITRKTHETAIEVTVDLDGTGVYDNQTGVGFFDHMLDQLSRHSLIDMTIRAKGDYHIDDHHTVEDVGIALGQALTQALGDKKGINRYGHFALAMDDTQVRAALDLSARPYLVWNLPFPTAKIGTFDTELVREFFQGLSTHGGVTLHVDLVHGINSHHIAEAAFKSVARALRMAVETDPRMASSLPSTKGAL; the protein is encoded by the coding sequence ATGCGCAAGGCGACCATCACCCGCAAGACCCATGAGACCGCGATCGAGGTCACCGTCGATCTGGACGGCACCGGTGTCTATGACAACCAGACCGGCGTCGGCTTCTTCGACCATATGCTGGACCAGCTTTCGCGGCACTCGCTGATCGACATGACGATCCGCGCCAAGGGCGATTATCACATCGATGATCACCACACGGTCGAGGATGTGGGGATAGCATTGGGTCAGGCGCTGACGCAGGCTCTGGGCGACAAGAAGGGCATCAACCGCTACGGCCATTTCGCGCTGGCAATGGATGACACGCAGGTGCGTGCGGCGCTCGATCTCTCGGCCCGCCCCTATCTGGTGTGGAACCTGCCCTTCCCGACCGCCAAGATCGGCACATTCGACACCGAGTTGGTTCGCGAGTTCTTCCAAGGGCTCTCGACCCATGGCGGGGTCACGCTGCATGTCGATCTGGTGCATGGTATCAACAGCCACCATATCGCCGAAGCCGCCTTCAAATCGGTCGCGCGCGCCCTGCGCATGGCGGTCGAAACCGACCCGCGCATGGCAAGCTCTCTGCCCTCGACCAAAGGGGCGCTGTGA
- the hisH gene encoding imidazole glycerol phosphate synthase subunit HisH, with protein MTLTALVDYDSGNLHSAQKAFERMARETDAGTIVVTSDPDVVAKADRIVLPGDGAFPSCRAALSHFTGLYEAISEGVTAGKPFMGICIGMQMLATRGLEFSETQGFGWIPGEVVKITPADTALKVPHMGWNDLVIDHAHPVFDGVKTGDHAYFVHSYHFRVEDPAHRLAHVDYAGDVTAIVGRDNIIGTQFHPEKSQATGLRIIANFLGWKP; from the coding sequence ATGACCCTGACCGCACTTGTCGATTACGATAGCGGCAACCTGCATTCGGCGCAGAAAGCCTTCGAGCGGATGGCGCGCGAGACCGATGCGGGCACGATCGTGGTCACCTCGGACCCCGATGTGGTGGCCAAAGCCGACCGTATCGTGCTGCCGGGTGACGGGGCGTTTCCGTCCTGCCGCGCGGCGCTGAGCCATTTCACGGGGCTTTACGAGGCGATCTCGGAGGGCGTTACCGCTGGCAAACCCTTCATGGGGATCTGTATCGGCATGCAGATGCTGGCGACCCGCGGGCTGGAATTCAGCGAGACCCAAGGCTTTGGCTGGATCCCGGGCGAGGTGGTGAAGATCACCCCTGCAGATACCGCGCTGAAGGTGCCGCATATGGGCTGGAACGATCTGGTGATCGATCATGCGCATCCTGTCTTCGACGGCGTGAAGACCGGCGATCACGCCTATTTCGTCCATAGCTACCATTTCCGCGTCGAGGATCCGGCACACCGGCTGGCACATGTGGATTATGCGGGCGATGTGACGGCGATCGTTGGGCGCGACAATATCATCGGCACCCAGTTCCATCCCGAGAAAAGCCAGGCCACCGGCCTGCGTATCATTGCCAATTTCCTCGGCTGGAAGCCGTAA
- the hisA gene encoding 1-(5-phosphoribosyl)-5-[(5-phosphoribosylamino)methylideneamino]imidazole-4-carboxamide isomerase, which produces MILYPAIDLKDGQCVRLLHGDMDKATVFGDDPAAQAAKFEAAGCEWVHLVDLNGAFAGEPVNAAAVEAILARIKVPAQLGGGIRDMATIERWLSKGLSRVILGTVAVENPDLVREAAKAFPGQVAVGIDARNGRVATKGWAEETDVMVTDLAKSFEDAGVAAIIYTDIMRDGAMGGPNIEATEALARAVSIPVIASGGVSSLADLVALRDTGVISGAISGRAIYDGALDLSSALSALKG; this is translated from the coding sequence ATGATCCTCTATCCCGCCATCGACCTCAAAGACGGCCAATGCGTGCGCCTTCTTCATGGTGACATGGACAAGGCCACCGTCTTTGGCGATGACCCGGCCGCACAGGCCGCGAAATTCGAGGCCGCAGGCTGCGAATGGGTGCATCTGGTGGACCTCAACGGCGCCTTTGCCGGCGAGCCGGTGAATGCTGCAGCCGTCGAGGCGATCCTTGCGCGTATCAAGGTCCCCGCCCAGCTGGGTGGGGGTATCCGCGATATGGCCACCATCGAGCGCTGGCTGTCGAAGGGCCTCTCGCGCGTGATCCTCGGCACCGTGGCGGTGGAAAACCCCGATCTGGTGCGCGAGGCGGCAAAAGCCTTCCCCGGCCAGGTGGCTGTGGGGATCGATGCGCGCAATGGCCGCGTGGCGACAAAGGGCTGGGCCGAGGAGACCGATGTGATGGTCACCGATCTGGCGAAGAGCTTCGAGGATGCGGGTGTGGCCGCGATCATCTATACCGATATCATGCGCGATGGCGCGATGGGCGGCCCGAATATCGAGGCGACCGAGGCGCTGGCGCGCGCTGTGTCGATCCCCGTGATCGCATCCGGCGGCGTCTCGTCGCTGGCGGATCTTGTCGCGCTGCGCGATACCGGCGTGATCTCGGGTGCGATCTCGGGGCGGGCGATCTATGATGGTGCACTGGATCTCTCGAGTGCGCTTTCGGCCCTGAAAGGCTAA
- the hisF gene encoding imidazole glycerol phosphate synthase subunit HisF has product MLKTRIIPCLDVADGRVVKGVNFVNLVDAGDPVEAAKAYDAAGADELCFLDIHATHENRGTMYDLVRRTAEQCFMPLTVGGGVRSHEDVRKLLLAGADKVSFNSAAVNDPDVIAASADRFGSQCIVCAIDAKTVEPGRWEIFTHGGRKPTGIDAVEFARTVAAKGAGEILLTSMDRDGTRAGFNLPLTKAISDAVDVPVIASGGVGTLDHLVEGVTKGGASAVLAASIFHFGDYTIGEAKEHMARAGIPMRLA; this is encoded by the coding sequence ATGCTGAAGACGCGGATTATTCCCTGTTTGGACGTGGCCGACGGGCGCGTGGTGAAGGGCGTCAATTTCGTCAATCTGGTGGATGCGGGCGACCCTGTGGAGGCGGCCAAAGCCTATGATGCGGCGGGCGCGGACGAGCTGTGTTTTCTGGATATCCATGCCACCCACGAGAACCGTGGCACGATGTATGATCTGGTGCGTCGCACCGCCGAGCAGTGTTTCATGCCGCTGACCGTGGGCGGCGGCGTGCGCAGCCATGAGGATGTGCGTAAGCTGCTGCTCGCAGGGGCCGATAAGGTCTCGTTCAACTCGGCCGCCGTCAATGATCCGGATGTTATCGCGGCCTCGGCCGACCGCTTCGGCAGCCAGTGCATCGTCTGCGCCATTGACGCCAAGACGGTAGAGCCCGGCCGCTGGGAAATTTTCACCCATGGGGGGCGCAAGCCCACCGGTATCGATGCGGTGGAATTTGCCCGCACGGTGGCGGCCAAGGGTGCGGGCGAGATTCTCCTGACCTCGATGGATCGGGACGGCACGCGGGCGGGGTTCAATCTACCGCTTACGAAGGCCATTTCCGATGCGGTGGATGTGCCGGTGATCGCCTCGGGCGGGGTGGGCACTCTGGACCATCTGGTGGAAGGGGTGACCAAGGGCGGCGCGAGTGCGGTGCTGGCGGCCTCGATCTTCCATTTTGGCGATTATACGATTGGCGAGGCCAAAGAGCATATGGCGCGCGCCGGTATTCCGATGAGGCTTGCATGA
- a CDS encoding phosphoribosyl-ATP diphosphatase, which yields MNTLEKLYDTVASRKGADPETSWTAKLFAKGPEKCAEKFGEEAVEAIIEAVKGDKARLTSEAADTLYHLMVMLAARDVTLADVFAELERREGTSGIAEKAARPK from the coding sequence ATGAACACGCTCGAGAAACTTTACGACACCGTTGCCTCACGCAAGGGCGCCGATCCGGAAACCTCCTGGACGGCAAAACTGTTTGCCAAGGGTCCCGAGAAATGCGCCGAGAAATTCGGCGAGGAAGCCGTAGAGGCAATCATCGAGGCGGTAAAGGGCGACAAGGCGCGGCTGACCTCGGAGGCGGCCGATACGCTCTACCATCTGATGGTGATGCTGGCCGCGCGCGATGTAACGCTGGCCGATGTGTTTGCCGAGCTGGAACGCCGCGAAGGCACCTCTGGCATTGCCGAAAAGGCCGCGCGCCCCAAATGA
- a CDS encoding TerB family tellurite resistance protein — MFKSLLAALSAPEPDPLNTDDCELALAALLVRLARADEAYTEEERERIGRVLVGRGFSAEDARALRKDAEELEAQAPDTVRFTRALKEKVPYGDRASILEALWEVALADGERDADEDALIRLTSKLLGITDVDSALARQRVEERHAALSENAPSTGQTKGPWGA, encoded by the coding sequence ATGTTCAAATCGCTTCTCGCGGCCCTGTCCGCCCCCGAACCCGATCCGCTGAATACCGATGATTGCGAGCTGGCGCTGGCCGCGCTTCTGGTGCGGCTGGCCCGTGCCGATGAAGCCTATACCGAGGAAGAGCGCGAACGGATCGGGCGTGTGCTCGTCGGGCGCGGGTTCTCGGCGGAAGACGCCCGGGCTTTGCGCAAGGATGCCGAGGAGCTGGAGGCGCAAGCCCCAGATACCGTGCGCTTCACCCGCGCGCTCAAGGAAAAAGTTCCCTATGGCGACCGTGCTTCGATTCTCGAGGCACTGTGGGAGGTTGCGCTGGCTGATGGAGAACGCGACGCCGATGAGGATGCGCTGATCCGCCTGACGTCCAAGCTTCTGGGCATCACCGATGTTGATTCCGCCCTCGCCCGTCAGCGGGTGGAAGAGCGGCACGCGGCCCTGTCGGAGAACGCCCCCTCTACAGGCCAAACCAAAGGCCCCTGGGGCGCGTGA
- a CDS encoding amino acid ABC transporter ATP-binding protein translates to MTVPTRSSSAEPVIEIRDLYKSYGELEVLKGVSIKARQGDVVSLIGSSGSGKSTLLRCCNLLEDSQKGEILFKGESVGWRGTGLARRPSDRAQVTRLRTNLSMVFQQFNLWSHMSVLQNVMEAPVTVLGRDPKEVEPLARDYLAKVGIGDKCDAWPAQLSGGQQQRAAIARALCMQPEALLLDEPTSALDPELQQEVVKVIKELASEHRTMILVTHDMRLARDVSDHVVFLHQGKLLEEGTPEEIFGAPRSERLQQFLSATAPA, encoded by the coding sequence GTGACAGTTCCTACCCGTTCCTCCAGTGCCGAACCCGTGATCGAAATCCGTGATCTCTACAAGAGTTACGGCGAGCTGGAAGTTCTCAAGGGCGTTTCGATCAAGGCACGCCAGGGCGATGTCGTCTCCCTGATCGGATCCTCGGGCTCGGGCAAATCCACCCTCCTGCGGTGCTGCAATCTACTGGAAGACAGCCAGAAGGGCGAGATCCTGTTCAAGGGTGAAAGCGTAGGGTGGCGCGGCACGGGCCTTGCGCGGCGTCCATCGGACCGCGCCCAGGTCACGCGGCTGCGCACGAATCTCTCGATGGTGTTTCAGCAGTTTAATCTGTGGTCCCATATGAGCGTCCTGCAGAATGTCATGGAAGCGCCGGTCACCGTGCTCGGGCGCGACCCCAAGGAGGTCGAGCCGCTGGCGCGGGACTATCTGGCCAAGGTCGGCATTGGCGATAAATGCGACGCATGGCCCGCCCAGCTGTCGGGGGGCCAGCAGCAACGCGCGGCGATCGCGCGGGCGCTGTGCATGCAGCCCGAGGCGCTTCTGCTCGACGAGCCGACCTCCGCGCTCGATCCCGAATTGCAGCAGGAAGTGGTGAAGGTCATCAAGGAACTGGCCTCCGAGCACCGCACGATGATTCTGGTGACCCATGATATGCGGCTGGCCCGCGATGTGTCCGACCATGTCGTGTTCCTGCATCAGGGCAAATTGCTGGAGGAAGGCACGCCCGAGGAGATCTTCGGCGCGCCCAGATCCGAGCGGCTGCAACAGTTCCTGTCGGCCACCGCGCCGGCATAA
- a CDS encoding transporter substrate-binding domain-containing protein has product MKKLLMAASAMTLCATAALAQDVVRMGTEGAYPPYNYIDDNGQVAGYERELGDELCARAELTCEWVTNDWDSIIPNLLSGNYDTIMAGMNITKERAETIAFTENYTPPAASKYMALDEGVDLKGAIVAAQVNTLQSEYVAGAGETLAEYATLDDAVAAVRNGEADAVFADYDALKPFAEEGDLKWVGDDVQLGDGVGMGLRQSDTELKDKFNKAIESMKADGTLNDLITKYFGEDAQHY; this is encoded by the coding sequence ATGAAAAAACTGCTTATGGCTGCCAGCGCAATGACGCTTTGTGCCACGGCTGCTCTGGCACAGGATGTCGTGCGTATGGGGACCGAGGGCGCCTACCCTCCCTATAACTATATCGACGATAACGGTCAGGTTGCGGGCTACGAGCGCGAGCTGGGCGACGAACTGTGCGCACGCGCCGAGCTGACCTGCGAATGGGTCACCAATGACTGGGATTCGATCATCCCGAACCTTCTGTCGGGCAACTATGACACCATCATGGCCGGCATGAACATCACCAAAGAACGTGCCGAGACCATCGCTTTCACCGAGAACTACACCCCGCCGGCGGCCTCCAAATATATGGCGCTCGATGAGGGCGTGGATCTGAAAGGCGCGATCGTGGCTGCGCAGGTGAACACGCTGCAATCGGAATATGTGGCCGGTGCAGGCGAGACGTTGGCCGAATACGCCACCCTCGACGATGCGGTTGCTGCCGTGCGCAATGGCGAAGCCGATGCGGTGTTTGCCGATTATGATGCGCTCAAGCCCTTTGCCGAGGAAGGCGATCTGAAATGGGTCGGTGATGACGTGCAGCTGGGTGATGGCGTCGGCATGGGGCTGCGCCAGTCCGATACCGAGCTGAAAGACAAGTTCAACAAGGCCATTGAATCGATGAAAGCCGATGGCACGCTGAATGACCTGATCACCAAATATTTCGGCGAAGACGCCCAACACTACTAA
- a CDS encoding ABC transporter permease subunit, which produces MFDSCTDPSALSGLGWLLCYLTTGKHLMFYASFGTVLALLVITAPLALAFGFGGALAARSNILPLRIFGKAYTAMVRGVPDIIFFLFVPIALDQGLEYIRHVTLCPDWTEPVRQNMNFLVCPAAKLPPNSAPQIWHEIYGFILAVVAFAVVFGAFASNVLFGAMKAVPRAQLETGEAYGMSPRQITRRILIPQMWVYAMPGLSNLWMILIKATPLLFLLGVEDIVYWARELGATKSGIYDYPHPDWRIWYFLALLVFYLLMTKISEWAFARINARLSRGQATLAGEKMRKAAA; this is translated from the coding sequence ATGTTCGACAGCTGCACCGACCCTTCCGCACTTTCCGGCCTTGGCTGGCTTCTGTGCTATCTGACCACCGGCAAACACCTGATGTTCTATGCCTCGTTCGGCACGGTTCTGGCATTGCTGGTCATTACCGCTCCCCTCGCCCTTGCCTTCGGCTTCGGCGGTGCGCTGGCGGCGCGCTCGAACATCTTGCCGCTGAGGATCTTTGGCAAGGCCTATACCGCGATGGTGCGCGGTGTGCCCGATATCATCTTCTTCCTCTTCGTTCCGATCGCCCTCGATCAGGGACTGGAATATATCCGCCACGTCACGCTCTGCCCCGACTGGACAGAGCCCGTGCGGCAGAACATGAACTTCCTCGTCTGTCCCGCCGCCAAATTGCCGCCCAATTCCGCGCCTCAGATCTGGCACGAGATCTACGGCTTCATCCTTGCCGTGGTGGCCTTTGCGGTGGTGTTCGGGGCCTTTGCCTCGAATGTGCTCTTTGGCGCGATGAAGGCCGTGCCGCGCGCGCAGCTTGAAACCGGTGAGGCCTATGGTATGAGCCCGCGCCAGATCACGCGGCGCATCCTGATCCCGCAGATGTGGGTCTATGCGATGCCGGGCCTGTCAAACCTGTGGATGATCCTGATCAAGGCGACGCCCCTCCTGTTCCTGCTGGGTGTCGAGGATATCGTCTATTGGGCGCGCGAGCTGGGCGCCACCAAATCCGGTATCTATGACTATCCCCATCCCGACTGGCGCATCTGGTATTTCCTCGCCCTTCTGGTCTTCTACCTGCTGATGACGAAAATCTCCGAATGGGCATTCGCCCGCATCAATGCGCGGCTTTCGCGCGGTCAGGCCACACTGGCAGGCGAAAAAATGCGAAAGGCCGCAGCATGA
- a CDS encoding ABC transporter permease subunit: MSDSCIQIIQDYGLRSIGLGERALPRTDFTLCHEFTLIGSGMIWNIYFGVLALAFGFLFSTALALGKNSETLWLRKPADWFVFLFRGSPLFIQFFLAYELLSALPRSGFDVLGITIETSWVTRAWAGATLVLFLNTSAYAAEIFYGALRSVPKGDMEAADAYGFSGWKKFRKITWPTMLRLAWPSYTNEAIFLFHSTALVFFSGFPAFRQEGDALYYASYIADKTFNPFVAYPIAAFYFVCLTLIVISVFGLINRRLNRHMPGAVGKLKIRPNLIR; this comes from the coding sequence ATGAGCGACAGCTGCATTCAGATCATCCAGGATTACGGGCTGCGTTCCATCGGGCTGGGCGAGCGTGCCCTGCCCCGCACCGATTTCACCCTGTGCCACGAATTCACCCTGATCGGCTCCGGCATGATCTGGAACATCTATTTCGGGGTGTTGGCGCTGGCTTTCGGTTTCCTGTTTTCCACAGCCCTCGCGCTTGGCAAGAATTCGGAAACACTGTGGCTGCGCAAACCGGCAGACTGGTTCGTCTTCCTGTTTCGCGGCTCGCCCTTGTTCATCCAGTTCTTTCTGGCCTATGAGCTGCTCAGCGCCCTGCCCCGCAGCGGGTTCGACGTGCTGGGGATCACCATCGAGACCTCGTGGGTGACGCGCGCCTGGGCAGGGGCGACCTTGGTGCTGTTTCTCAACACCTCCGCCTATGCCGCCGAGATCTTCTACGGCGCGCTCCGCTCGGTGCCCAAGGGCGATATGGAGGCGGCCGATGCCTATGGGTTCTCGGGCTGGAAGAAATTCCGCAAGATCACATGGCCTACGATGCTGCGGCTTGCATGGCCCTCCTATACCAACGAGGCGATCTTCCTGTTCCATTCGACGGCGCTGGTGTTCTTCTCGGGCTTCCCGGCCTTCCGTCAGGAAGGTGATGCGCTCTATTATGCAAGCTACATTGCCGACAAGACTTTCAATCCCTTCGTGGCCTATCCGATTGCGGCGTTCTATTTCGTCTGCCTGACCCTGATCGTGATCTCGGTCTTCGGACTGATCAATCGCCGGCTGAACCGCCATATGCCGGGCGCGGTGGGCAAATTGAAGATTCGTCCGAATCTCATCCGGTAA
- the dctP gene encoding TRAP transporter substrate-binding protein DctP — MSIKTILRATTAAAFCAVAGFAPAHAKDSFMLAHAMNTEHVFHSISEEFIADMGDDVSIDYHPAGDLGDWTSLFEQTMQGVVPMTLTWGASEFDQRLDLSWLGYVVDNWDDAKRVYGPGSEMLEVYNDILHDMDLHAIGLIPTDFGSVVIRKGVKARPVNFPADGAGVKIRVPGVAIAVDRFSNLGFSAVPIPLAEVYTALQLGTVDARAFSTAVETYDMRDVLDANILTNDYFETAFWLVNKDWWDNLPEDERNEIQANADKVIDHAWADAQSKSEDFLQKSADAGVEIVHLNDDQMAAAKEIVYATEWPEMEKIVGPEIMGKLRKAAGIE; from the coding sequence ATGTCGATCAAGACCATTCTTCGCGCAACCACTGCCGCCGCTTTCTGCGCTGTGGCAGGTTTCGCGCCCGCCCATGCCAAAGACAGCTTCATGCTCGCGCATGCGATGAACACCGAGCATGTCTTCCATTCGATCTCCGAGGAATTCATTGCCGATATGGGCGATGATGTGAGCATCGATTACCACCCCGCAGGCGATCTCGGCGACTGGACCTCGCTCTTCGAGCAGACCATGCAGGGCGTGGTGCCGATGACCCTGACCTGGGGCGCGTCCGAATTCGACCAGCGTCTTGATCTCAGCTGGCTGGGCTACGTCGTCGACAACTGGGACGATGCAAAGCGCGTCTATGGTCCGGGTTCGGAGATGCTGGAGGTCTATAACGACATCCTGCATGACATGGACCTGCACGCGATCGGCCTGATCCCGACCGATTTCGGCTCGGTCGTCATCCGCAAGGGCGTCAAAGCCCGCCCCGTGAACTTCCCCGCCGATGGTGCCGGCGTGAAGATCCGCGTGCCCGGGGTGGCGATTGCCGTCGACCGCTTCAGCAATCTGGGCTTCTCGGCCGTGCCGATCCCGCTGGCCGAAGTCTATACTGCACTGCAGCTGGGCACCGTCGATGCGCGCGCCTTCTCGACCGCCGTCGAGACCTATGACATGCGCGACGTGCTCGATGCCAATATCCTGACCAATGACTATTTCGAAACCGCCTTCTGGCTGGTGAACAAGGACTGGTGGGACAACCTCCCCGAGGACGAGCGCAACGAGATCCAGGCCAATGCCGACAAGGTCATCGATCACGCATGGGCCGATGCCCAGTCCAAGAGCGAGGACTTCCTCCAGAAATCCGCAGATGCGGGGGTCGAGATCGTCCACCTGAACGATGACCAGATGGCCGCGGCCAAGGAGATCGTCTACGCGACCGAATGGCCCGAGATGGAAAAGATCGTGGGTCCTGAAATCATGGGCAAACTGCGCAAAGCGGCAGGGATCGAGTAA
- a CDS encoding TRAP transporter small permease produces the protein MTRSSKQHPHEPVGADSYIYVAEVDATDIPDQLTAIPEWQPTGFYGALMRAETLLAGLIFTLLFVFGLALAGLMFAQVLLRYVFHSPFVGIEEIALLFGVWIYFLGMAYVTRNGEHIHGGILTLVVKTPRTIQAVRMLMTVLSLIAASVFAYYAIRYAMFEIDKNRMSSYMRWPRWLWSSSLIAGFGGMVLYLVLQFINQFCVFRNPALAAKGGDQ, from the coding sequence ATGACCCGATCATCCAAGCAGCATCCGCACGAACCGGTCGGTGCGGATAGCTATATCTATGTCGCAGAAGTCGACGCGACCGACATTCCCGACCAGCTGACCGCCATCCCCGAATGGCAGCCCACGGGCTTCTATGGCGCCCTGATGCGGGCCGAGACGTTGCTGGCGGGGCTGATCTTCACGCTCCTCTTTGTCTTCGGCCTCGCACTGGCCGGGCTGATGTTCGCGCAGGTGCTGCTGCGCTATGTCTTCCACTCGCCCTTCGTAGGCATCGAGGAGATCGCCCTTCTCTTCGGCGTCTGGATCTATTTCCTCGGCATGGCCTATGTGACGCGCAATGGCGAGCATATCCATGGCGGCATTCTCACATTGGTGGTCAAGACGCCGCGCACCATTCAGGCCGTCCGGATGTTGATGACCGTGCTCTCGCTGATCGCGGCGAGCGTCTTTGCCTATTACGCCATCCGCTATGCGATGTTCGAGATCGACAAGAACCGCATGAGTTCCTACATGCGCTGGCCGCGCTGGCTATGGTCCTCGTCGCTGATCGCGGGCTTTGGTGGCATGGTGCTGTATCTGGTGCTGCAATTCATCAATCAGTTCTGCGTGTTCCGCAACCCCGCCCTCGCGGCGAAAGGGGGTGACCAATGA
- a CDS encoding TRAP transporter large permease has translation MTIFFLSMALIVVLLLAEMPIALAFGSGALVFGLASGSDVSFLLPYAYQTTSSFALLALPLFVLAGTLMAEGGISERLLNFVNSLVGRVKGGLGAVTVITCALFGAISGSSSAAIAAIGQIMIPRMIREGYPAGHATALVACSSVLALMIPPSIPMIVFAITGGISVGAAFLSTLVPGILLAAIYVVLNFIFLRNVDTIKVEEKLTFDQSVKTIGRSGVRAFWALLMPVLILGVIYSGIATPTEAAAIALVYAIPVGFFIYKGLTLRSFATSFVRSAITTGSIISVLFFLFMMSRAMILQQIPKEVAEAMLSLSDNKYVILILINIVLLFIGMIVDDISGSVLAAIIFLPVINELGIHPIHFAAIVGTNLGLGNVSPPCAPMLYMAGGVSKLTLDKYLKPTLKFLIFGHLPMTMIVTFCPDLSLWLPRLLMGIQ, from the coding sequence ATGACGATCTTCTTCCTCTCCATGGCCCTGATCGTGGTGCTGCTGCTGGCCGAGATGCCGATTGCACTGGCCTTCGGCTCGGGGGCGCTGGTCTTCGGGCTGGCGAGCGGCTCGGATGTCTCGTTCCTTCTGCCCTATGCCTACCAGACCACCTCCAGCTTCGCGCTGCTGGCACTGCCGCTCTTCGTGCTGGCCGGCACATTGATGGCCGAAGGCGGGATTTCCGAACGCCTTCTCAATTTCGTCAACTCGCTGGTCGGCCGCGTGAAAGGCGGTCTGGGAGCCGTGACAGTGATTACCTGCGCGCTCTTCGGCGCGATCTCGGGCTCGTCCTCGGCAGCGATTGCAGCCATCGGCCAGATCATGATCCCGCGCATGATCCGTGAGGGCTACCCCGCAGGACATGCGACGGCGCTTGTGGCCTGCTCGTCGGTTCTGGCGCTGATGATCCCGCCCTCGATCCCGATGATCGTCTTCGCCATCACCGGTGGTATCTCGGTGGGCGCGGCCTTCCTGTCGACGCTGGTTCCGGGCATCCTGCTGGCCGCCATCTATGTCGTGCTGAACTTCATCTTCCTGCGTAATGTCGACACGATCAAGGTCGAGGAGAAGCTGACCTTCGACCAGTCGGTAAAGACTATCGGCCGCTCGGGGGTAAGGGCGTTCTGGGCGCTCCTGATGCCGGTCCTCATCCTCGGCGTGATCTATTCGGGCATCGCTACCCCCACCGAGGCCGCGGCCATCGCGCTGGTCTATGCGATCCCCGTGGGCTTCTTCATCTACAAGGGCCTGACACTGCGCAGCTTTGCGACCTCCTTCGTGCGTTCGGCCATCACCACCGGCTCGATCATCTCGGTGCTGTTCTTCCTCTTCATGATGAGCCGCGCGATGATCCTGCAGCAGATCCCCAAAGAGGTGGCCGAGGCGATGCTGTCGCTGTCGGACAACAAATATGTCATCCTGATCCTCATCAATATCGTGCTTCTTTTCATCGGCATGATCGTGGATGACATCTCGGGCTCGGTTCTGGCCGCGATCATCTTCCTGCCGGTCATCAACGAACTGGGCATCCACCCGATCCATTTCGCGGCCATCGTGGGCACCAATCTGGGCCTTGGCAACGTCTCCCCACCCTGTGCACCGATGCTCTACATGGCTGGCGGCGTCTCCAAGCTGACGCTCGACAAATATCTCAAACCAACGCTGAAATTCCTGATCTTCGGGCATTTGCCGATGACGATGATCGTGACCTTCTGTCCCGATCTGTCGCTCTGGCTGCCGCGCCTGTTGATGGGCATCCAGTAA